A window of Bacillus toyonensis BCT-7112 genomic DNA:
ATACATTGTTACTTTTTTACTTTTTGTGCTAATTGAAGCGGTTTTATTTTCGCAAATGATTGTAAGAAAGAGTGATGCGGCCATCAATAGACAAGAGGGCATATTTGGGATTATTATGGTTATCTTTCTTTTTTATGTAATTTATATGTTTTTGCAAACAATGAAGTCATATTCTCGCTTACTAACCAATCCAATGTTACGGATTACAGCAATATCTGGGAAACAATATGTGTTTTCTATGCTTATTTTCTCATATATTGCAATGGCTATATGGTATGGGGTATGTGGAGTTCTTTTCTACGTAAGTTATGTATTAGCTTTTCCTACGACTTCTGTATATGTAGAGGCAAAAGAAATAATGCAAGTGGGCATAATGAATAATTTAATATATGCAATAAGCGATTTGTTTGATTTTTTGTTTGTGACGTTACAAATCTTATTAGTAATTACTCTAGTTAAGTTGCTCACTAAAAAGAAAAAAGCACAAAATATACTGATCGTTATTATTTCTCTAGTAGTAAATATAACGATTACTTTAGCGATAACCTTGCTAGGAAAATTAGCTCCAGCTTTCCAAGAATTGCGAAGAGTAGAATATCGTAGTGAAAGTAAAAGTCTTTTTATTGAGATGTTTCAAGAAAATGGATTTAATATTTTTAATATAAGTTTTATGGTAATTGTTAGTGCTCTAATAATATATGTAATTGCTTATATTATCGACAAAAAACTAGAAGTCTAAAGGAGGAATCAGCATTGGGAAATGTAGTAGTAAAATTAGAAAATGTTCGAAAAAAGATTGGTAGAACAGAAATTATTCGAGGTTTATCATTTGGGGTTCGAGAAGGGGAAGTGTACGGATTCCTTGGACCGAACGGTAGTGGTAAGACGACGACAATTCGTATGATGACAGGTCTTATTTCTATGACAGAAGGCGATATTACAATTTGTGGTCATAGCATTCGCACGGAACGTGAAAAGGCGTTAGAGCAAATTGGAGCGATTGTAGAAAATCCGGAACTATATGATTATATGACTGGTATGCAAAACTTAAAGCATTTTGCGAACATGGCAATTACACCTATTAATAAAGAGCGCATCGCTGAAATTGTAAAGCTTGTTGAATTAGAGCATGCAATTCATAAAAAGGTAAAAACATACTCACTTGGTATGAAACAACGTTTAGGAATTGCGCAGGCGTTACTTCATCAGCCGAAAATATTAATTTTAGATGAACCGACAAATGGATTAGATCCAGCTGGTATTCGCCAAATTCGTGATTATTTACAACGACTAGCGAAAGAAGAGAATATCGCGGTAATCGTATCGAGTCACTTATTAAGTGAAATTGAATTAATGTGTGATCGCGTCGTAATTATTAAACAAGGTGAGTTTGTACAAGAGTACAACTTACATGAACAAGCGAAACATGATGAGACAGTAGTAGTAGCGTTTGAAGTAGATGAAGTTCAGAAAGCGAATGAAATTATTAAAGGTAAAGCACAGGAGAATGTAATTGTGGCATCTGTAACAAAAGAGAGAATTCCACAGCTTGTAAAAAAACTTGTGCATGCTGATGTGCTTGTATATGGTGTTACCGTTCAAAATAAAACGTTAGAGGATGAATTCTTAGCGATTACTGGGGGAGTGAAAGCGTAATGTTTAAATTAATTCAAAATGAATTTTTAAAGTTACATGCGAAAAAAGGTATGTATATTTTAATCGGTGTCATTGCGGCACTCGAAATTTTAGGAAATTTAGCAATGATGAAGTGGGGAAAAGGTGATGAGTTTAAGGGGTCGTATTTAGATTATGCAAACTCAGAGATTGGTTTAATCGTTTTATTCGCAACAATTTTTGGGATCACACTTGCAGCCCGTACTCTTACTGATGAGTTCCAAAAAGGTACAATTAAACAATTGTTAATTCGTCCAAGAAAACGACTTACAGTTTTATTTTCTAAATATATTACTGTGTTATTAGCGATGCTATTTATCATATTTGCTGGTATGTTCATTGCAACGATTATTGGTGGTATTGTAATGGATGGTAGTAAAACAGATTTAACGTTAGGAATTGTTTTAAAAACGATGTTATATCAGCTTGTATCACCATTTTTCTTTGCAACACTTGCCTTTTTCTTAGCAAATGTATTTAGAAAATCCGTATTGCCATTAATTATTACGTTGTTCTTATATTTCTTGCAAGGAGCAATTACTATTGCACTAATGATGTTTGCAAAAGGTGTAGCGAAGTTTGTAGTATTCTTCCATTTAGATTTAAGAGCTTACGACAGTAATAAATTGGTAAGCGGTGGAATGGAGCCACCATTTGCAGAATTTACGTTTACAACTTCATTATTACTTTTAGCTGCATATTTTGCTGTATTACTTGTAGCATCAAGTGCATTATTCCAAAAACGTGACGTATTATAATAAAAGAAATCCCCGTTTGTAAAAACGGGGATTTTTATTACATAGTTTTTTACATTTCTAGTATTCTGTATTGTTAATTTGAGATGCTGTTAGCGATAGAATACCGGATCTTCTCCAGCTATTTAAGTACAGCAAATGTAAGTTGTAACGAAGTTGAAGAACTGTGATATGGTATATCCAATAAATTCGTTATTATATATGTTAAGAGATACGTTGCTCGAAAGTATTTGAGAAAAACAGGAAGATTTTCAACTATATTCATATTATAATATAGTTATCCTGCTATTTGTAGGAGAAGGGTTCCCTATAACTGATTAAAGTTTTACTTTAACAATCTTTGGAGGTGTGCAATATTGCAATATGCATTTTCACGTATAAGACTACGTAGCTTTTTTGGATGGATGATGATAGGGTTGTTTCTTACGATGATTCCATTAGGTTTATCAAATGTTTCTGATAGCACGTTAGAGGTTATTTCACAAATAACTGTATTTTTTGTATTTCCGTTATTTTGGTTGTACGTAAAAGCGAATAAAAATAATGTTGTTTTTAAAAGTTTCTTTGATAAGCCAGGACGTTTACCGTGGGGACTCATTTTATTAGCAACGATAATGGGAATGATTTTTTCAGTCGGTATATCTCATATTCAATTTTACATATTAGCACATACGTTACCGAATTTCTTAGTTACCATGTTAGAAGATGGAACTGTTATTAATACGAGTAACATATATATGACGATATTTACTTTCATTTCAGCATGTGTATTAGCACCTATTATGGAAGAGATTATTTTTAGGGGATTCTTTTTACAGCGAATGGCTTATAAATGGGGAATTAAAAAAGCTGTAATTATATCTTCACTTATTTTTGGTTTAGGACACTTTGATGTTATTGGTGCTTTCATGTTTGGTGTTGTTATGTGCCTTTTATACATAAAAACGAAAAATATATGGACGAATATTGCTGTGCATGCTCTTAATAATTTAATTGCGACAAGTATGCAATTTGTCGGTGGAGAAGAAGATACTGCAATCTCAATTCCTGAATTACAAGCACAAAGTAATTTATGGATTGGTATCGGTCTTACAGTTGTTGGGTTACTTTGGTTAATTCCTTATGTTTGGAAACAATGGCGTACAGTAAAAGAAGTGGGTGTGCCACCAGTGCGCTTCATAAATGAAGAAAAGGTAGTGAATGCATCACAAGAAAATGAATTGTATAGTCAAGTGATCGTAACAGATAGATTGATGGCTGTAGAACTACCAGATGAAGCGGTAAATAAGCTTCGGTTAGAAGAAAATGATTATGTAACAGTTTCTGTAGAAGAAGATAAAATCGTTATAAAAAAAGCACATGATAGATAATTAAAAAACATCTCTCCTGTATAAAAGGAGAGATGTTTTTTAATTCGTAATAATTTCTACACGAAAATTATTACCGTTCTTTACATATTTAATATCTGTAACAGTGCGGACAGTTTTTAAAAGCTCCACTTTTTCACCAATTCGAGGGATCGTCGGAACATTGTCCCAAATACCAAGCAAGTCATCTAATTGTGCTGTTTTTTCATAAAACCAGATTTTCAATGTAAAGCCCCTTTCTCGAACTTTATGTATTTTAATACATAATATATTATTTTTATTCTTTTTGTAAGGGGTTTTTAGATTTTTTGTGAATAAAGTGAAACTTTAATGAGTTGGAGTTTTATTCATCCTCACCGATTATTAACCTTCACCAATTGGGCGTTTACGGGTAGCCAGACTCCCTATTAACTTTTTGGCTGCAACTGAATTTTGAGGTGGGAGTTTTACTGCCAACAAATAGCGTGATAAAAATAAATTAATTTTCTGGGAAGATATGCTCAATGTCTGGAGTAAGAGATACTTCTGATAATACGATATGAGAAACTGTCGTTGCATATGAAGAAACATCATTGATAAATTCTTCAAGTTCAACGAGTGAAGGAACAGAAATTTTTACAATGTAGCATAAGCTTCCTGTTACTCGGTAACAAAAACTTGCAGATGGATAAGATTGGATAAACTGTTGCATACGTGTTGTATCACCATTTTTTAAAGTGATTTCTAAAATACAATCTAAAACAAGTCCTGCTTTTTTATAATCAATATCGATTGTGTATTTTTGAATAATTCCTTCACTTTCAAGTTTACGAACACGTTCTGTAGTAGACGGAGCGGATAAGTTTACTCGCTTTGCTAATTCGCGCATGGAAAGGCGACTATCATTATATAATTCATTTAAAATCTTTCGATCAACACGGTCTAGTTGCATTTGTAAATATACCTCCAGCAAAATGATAATTTTTGTAAAGAAAAAATATGAATTAAGATTCATATGAAATGTAAAGTGAACTTCATTTATTTTACAATAAAATAGAAGGAAATAGGAGGGGAAATGATGGAGAGAATTTCATTATCAAATGTAGGAGATACAAAGTTTCAAAAGTTATTAGGCCATAATCCAGATATATTACATTCGTGGAGTACGTTAGAGGATACACTGTACAATAAAGGAACACTTTCAGCAGAGTTGAAGGAGCAAGTGAGAAGAACATTAGCGTATGGGAATGAATGTCCGTATTGCGCATGGCAAAGGGAAGACCTGATGATGTGCAAAAGGCAGAGGAGATTAGTGTAGCCGTTACTTTTGCGCATACATTTGTTCATGATCGAAAGGCGATAGATGATAATATGTTTCATGTATTAAAACAATATTGGACGGAAAAAGAAATTGTAGAACTTTGTGCTTATATTTGTTTTATTACTGCGTCGCAGCAATTTGGTTTTGTATTTCAACTACAACCAAATTAAGGAGAAAATGATGATTAATCAAATAGCACTTATCATAATTGATGTACAAAAGGCGTTTCAATTACCATACTGGGGGGAGCGAAATAATCTTTTTGCTGAAGAAAATATGAAAAGTTTATTAGAAGAATGGAGAAGAAGGAAGCGACCAGTTTTTCATATTCAACATGTAAATAAAGAAAATGTTCAGTCGATGTTTTATCAACAAGCAGAAACAGTAAACTTTAAAGAAGAAGTGAAACCACTGCGAGATGAAATAATTATCCAGAAATCCGTTAATAGCGCGTTCATTGGGACAAATTTAGAAGAACAATTAAGAGAGAAAAAATGTAATACGGTAGTGATTGTAGGATTAACAACAAATCATTGTGTGGAGACTACAACACGGATGGCAGGTAATTTAGGATTTACAACGTATTTAGTGAGCGATGCGACGGCTACATTCAATCGGAAAGGTCTGGACGGGGCAGAGTATAGTGCAGAGGACATTCACAATATGACACTTGTAAACTTACATGATGAATTTGCTAAAATCGTTACGACTGAAGATATCTTAAAATTATTTTAAGAAAATAATTACGGAATTATGTAGAAAAAAATAAGAATATTTCGTATAATCTAAGTATAATCATTTTGAAAATAGGGGTGGCATCATATGGAGCAAATTTCAGTAAAGAAAATAGAAAAAGTACTCGTTTTAGCAGGTGAGGATAAACAAAAGCAAAAGGAATTTTATGAATTGCTCTTATCAACGGAGTTTTATGTTGCTGGTTCACTTGAAGCAGAAGACGGGGCAACGGAAGGAACACTTCGTTTGCGTCATTTCCAAGGAGAGGGTAGATGGATCGTTCCGTTCTTTACACAATTGAAATTTGTAAAAGATGTGTTGCCAGAAGGTACACCCCTTATTACGATACGTGGAAAAGAATTATTTGGTGGCATTGAGAAGGATGCAACAGCTGTATTAAATGTTGGTACTGATATAAGTAAAACATTTATTCCGGAAGAAATTGCAGATATCGCATCTGGACGAATTTTTAATTATTATAAGTAAAAGGAAAAGCTTAATCGCTTTTCCTTTTTAATTTAAACATGGAGTGCTACGCCTGAAGAAATAGAGAGTGTTTTATTATTTGTATTTATTGTTGCTGTAGCTCCAAGGGGAATACCGATATTTGGATTTATATGTCCAATCGGTAAACCGAATAGGACAGGTATATCATATGGCATGAAATATTCATATAATATTGTTTGCAATGATTGAGATGGTTTAGAAGGGGTGCAATCATGACAACTTGAAAAAATAACGCCATTGCATTCATTAAACTTTCCAGATAAAAGTAGTTGATTTAACATACGATCGATGCGGTACGGTTCTTCCCCGATATCTTCAAGCAATAAAAGTGTATTGGCTGTACTTATTTCATAGGGTGAACCAATTACACTCGTTAAAACAGCTAAATTCCCTCCAACTAATGTACCGGTAGCTGTACAGGCTGAGCTAGGTACGATACATTCTGATGCAGATAAGATAGAAGAATACGGGTGGAAGAGCTGATTGAAAGAAGATAAAGAGAGAGAATCTATACCTTTGCCTACTTCTTCAATCATCGGACCATGAAACGTAACAAGCTTTGCATAACGTGAGAAAGCAGTATGTAAAGCT
This region includes:
- a CDS encoding ABC transporter ATP-binding protein, with translation MGNVVVKLENVRKKIGRTEIIRGLSFGVREGEVYGFLGPNGSGKTTTIRMMTGLISMTEGDITICGHSIRTEREKALEQIGAIVENPELYDYMTGMQNLKHFANMAITPINKERIAEIVKLVELEHAIHKKVKTYSLGMKQRLGIAQALLHQPKILILDEPTNGLDPAGIRQIRDYLQRLAKEENIAVIVSSHLLSEIELMCDRVVIIKQGEFVQEYNLHEQAKHDETVVVAFEVDEVQKANEIIKGKAQENVIVASVTKERIPQLVKKLVHADVLVYGVTVQNKTLEDEFLAITGGVKA
- a CDS encoding ABC transporter permease encodes the protein MFKLIQNEFLKLHAKKGMYILIGVIAALEILGNLAMMKWGKGDEFKGSYLDYANSEIGLIVLFATIFGITLAARTLTDEFQKGTIKQLLIRPRKRLTVLFSKYITVLLAMLFIIFAGMFIATIIGGIVMDGSKTDLTLGIVLKTMLYQLVSPFFFATLAFFLANVFRKSVLPLIITLFLYFLQGAITIALMMFAKGVAKFVVFFHLDLRAYDSNKLVSGGMEPPFAEFTFTTSLLLLAAYFAVLLVASSALFQKRDVL
- a CDS encoding CPBP family intramembrane glutamic endopeptidase, with the protein product MQYAFSRIRLRSFFGWMMIGLFLTMIPLGLSNVSDSTLEVISQITVFFVFPLFWLYVKANKNNVVFKSFFDKPGRLPWGLILLATIMGMIFSVGISHIQFYILAHTLPNFLVTMLEDGTVINTSNIYMTIFTFISACVLAPIMEEIIFRGFFLQRMAYKWGIKKAVIISSLIFGLGHFDVIGAFMFGVVMCLLYIKTKNIWTNIAVHALNNLIATSMQFVGGEEDTAISIPELQAQSNLWIGIGLTVVGLLWLIPYVWKQWRTVKEVGVPPVRFINEEKVVNASQENELYSQVIVTDRLMAVELPDEAVNKLRLEENDYVTVSVEEDKIVIKKAHDR
- a CDS encoding DUF3913 family protein, with amino-acid sequence MKIWFYEKTAQLDDLLGIWDNVPTIPRIGEKVELLKTVRTVTDIKYVKNGNNFRVEIITN
- a CDS encoding Lrp/AsnC family transcriptional regulator, which encodes MQLDRVDRKILNELYNDSRLSMRELAKRVNLSAPSTTERVRKLESEGIIQKYTIDIDYKKAGLVLDCILEITLKNGDTTRMQQFIQSYPSASFCYRVTGSLCYIVKISVPSLVELEEFINDVSSYATTVSHIVLSEVSLTPDIEHIFPEN
- a CDS encoding cysteine hydrolase family protein; the protein is MINQIALIIIDVQKAFQLPYWGERNNLFAEENMKSLLEEWRRRKRPVFHIQHVNKENVQSMFYQQAETVNFKEEVKPLRDEIIIQKSVNSAFIGTNLEEQLREKKCNTVVIVGLTTNHCVETTTRMAGNLGFTTYLVSDATATFNRKGLDGAEYSAEDIHNMTLVNLHDEFAKIVTTEDILKLF
- a CDS encoding SseB family protein; translated protein: MEQISVKKIEKVLVLAGEDKQKQKEFYELLLSTEFYVAGSLEAEDGATEGTLRLRHFQGEGRWIVPFFTQLKFVKDVLPEGTPLITIRGKELFGGIEKDATAVLNVGTDISKTFIPEEIADIASGRIFNYYK
- a CDS encoding S66 peptidase family protein, whose product is MIYPNALKHGDTVMIIAPSGPPTIESVLKGVNVLQEMGLSVIIGKSIYEKYGYLAGSDQVRLDDIHEAFTNNEVKAIFCARGGYGSARLLPHIQYEIIQQNPKIFWGYSDITALHTAFSRYAKLVTFHGPMIEEVGKGIDSLSLSSFNQLFHPYSSILSASECIVPSSACTATGTLVGGNLAVLTSVIGSPYEISTANTLLLLEDIGEEPYRIDRMLNQLLLSGKFNECNGVIFSSCHDCTPSKPSQSLQTILYEYFMPYDIPVLFGLPIGHINPNIGIPLGATATINTNNKTLSISSGVALHV